A genomic segment from Polyangium mundeleinium encodes:
- a CDS encoding HugZ family pyridoxamine 5'-phosphate oxidase: MTKGREQNAAGNEHEGKGVDTRSTAAGTGPSSASPRAPSHAERARTLGRAARFGSLATMARDPEGFPYASLVALATDARGRAVFLLSRLAEHTQNLLARPEASVLLLESPIVGKKLLEKGRVTLIGPCTAVPPEEAPECRALFLAAHPDAATYADFSDFSHYRIEPRSLRYVGGFGRMSWIDAAAYARAEPDPLADFASRILGHMNDDHAESILAYARKLAGIGDATDAQMTGVDRYGIEMAVTTPSGERRVRLAFDAEIQTREEARKALIEMAGRAEEG, from the coding sequence ATGACGAAGGGCCGCGAGCAGAATGCCGCCGGGAACGAACACGAAGGCAAAGGCGTGGACACGCGATCCACGGCCGCAGGGACCGGTCCGTCTTCGGCCTCCCCCCGCGCGCCGAGCCACGCCGAACGCGCGCGCACGCTCGGCCGCGCTGCCCGATTCGGTTCGCTCGCCACGATGGCGCGTGATCCGGAAGGGTTCCCTTATGCCTCGCTCGTGGCGCTCGCCACGGATGCGCGCGGCCGTGCCGTCTTTTTGCTCTCCCGCCTCGCCGAGCACACGCAAAACCTGCTCGCCCGCCCCGAGGCCTCCGTCCTCCTCCTCGAATCCCCCATCGTCGGAAAAAAACTCCTCGAAAAGGGCCGCGTCACGCTCATCGGCCCCTGCACGGCCGTCCCGCCCGAGGAGGCGCCCGAATGCCGCGCGCTTTTCCTCGCCGCGCACCCGGACGCCGCGACGTACGCCGATTTCTCGGACTTTTCCCATTACCGCATCGAGCCGCGCTCCTTGCGTTACGTCGGCGGCTTCGGCCGCATGTCCTGGATCGACGCCGCCGCGTATGCCCGCGCCGAGCCCGATCCGCTCGCCGACTTCGCGTCCCGCATCCTCGGGCACATGAATGACGACCACGCGGAGTCGATCCTCGCGTATGCCCGCAAGCTCGCCGGCATCGGCGACGCCACGGACGCGCAGATGACCGGCGTGGATCGGTATGGCATCGAAATGGCCGTCACGACCCCTTCGGGCGAGCGGCGCGTGCGGCTCGCCTTCGACGCGGAGATCCAGACGCGCGAGGAGGCCCGCAAGGCGCTCATCGAGATGGCAGGGCGGGCAGAAGAGGGGTAA
- a CDS encoding RNA polymerase sigma factor — MRLFPWPWADPDDRHRALLTRAQAGDREAFRSLYQDLYDPVSRFVGRRVRRREDAEDLVGRVFHKLLEHLGDVDLRRGSVRMYVLSMARNAVIDHARARREGTPLDDVAPILADDRGTPLDSLVQKERVRALRAAVAALPDHVQEVLALRYGDGLEHAEIAALLGESTAAVKQRLSRAQRSLREVLQEGEVVDVRF; from the coding sequence ATGCGCCTCTTCCCCTGGCCCTGGGCGGACCCTGACGATCGCCATCGCGCTCTCCTCACCCGCGCCCAAGCGGGCGACCGCGAGGCGTTCCGCTCCCTCTACCAGGACCTGTACGACCCGGTCAGCCGCTTCGTCGGCCGGCGCGTTCGCAGACGGGAGGACGCCGAGGACCTCGTCGGCCGCGTCTTTCACAAGCTGCTCGAACACCTCGGCGACGTCGATCTCCGCCGCGGCTCCGTGCGCATGTACGTCCTCTCGATGGCCAGGAACGCCGTCATCGATCATGCCCGCGCCCGCCGCGAGGGCACGCCGCTCGACGACGTCGCGCCCATCCTCGCCGACGATCGGGGCACGCCCCTCGATTCGCTCGTCCAGAAAGAGCGCGTCCGCGCGCTCCGCGCTGCCGTCGCGGCGCTGCCCGATCACGTGCAGGAGGTGCTCGCGCTTCGGTATGGCGATGGCCTCGAACATGCCGAGATCGCGGCGCTGCTCGGAGAGTCCACGGCCGCCGTCAAGCAGCGGCTCTCGCGCGCCCAGCGGTCGCTCCGCGAGGTGCTCCAGGAAGGTGAGGTGGTCGATGTTCGGTTCTGA